A genomic segment from Gadus morhua chromosome 4, gadMor3.0, whole genome shotgun sequence encodes:
- the dyrk2 gene encoding dual specificity tyrosine-phosphorylation-regulated kinase 2 codes for MLTKKPSASVLPTGKGGESGHLQRGATSSQTGSPLSLPPLPTGGPKAAMSDQLYEENSNKRQVLTSQPNGLAALTSRPDRQSSSDPAHARQGSGATVKSADSKSKAPPLSPEQAMRQFMSKLSAFEHHEVFNYPEVYFIGPGAKKRAGVMGGANNSGYDDDQGSYIHVPHDHVAYRYEVLKVIGKGSFGQVVKVFDHKCHAHVALKMVRNEKRFHRQAAEEIRILEHLRKQDHDSTMNVIHMLEHFTFRNHICMTFELLSMNLYELIKKNKFQGFSLPLVRKFAHSILQCLDSLHRNHIIHCDLKPENILLKQQGRSGIKVIDFGSSCYEHQRVYTYIQSRFYRAPEVILGSRYGMPIDMWSLGCILAELLTGYPLLPGEDEADQLACIMELLGMPAQKLLDASKRAKNFVSSKGYPRYCVVSTLADGTASLGAGRSRRGKARGPPASKDWSVALRGCDDPLFLDFLKQCLEWDPAIRMSPSQALRHPWLRRRLPRPPTTTSSSSSTTKRSTDSTVTSVSKLTPSTSTLSSSSKTIAPSSSTLSSSSKTRTNLAVITDANGNIQHRTVLPKLVS; via the exons GGTGGTCCAAAGGCAGCCATGTCGGACCAGCTCTACGAGGAGAACAGCAACAAGCGACAGGTTCTGACCTCACAACCCAACGGACTGGCTGCTCTGACATCAAGGCCCGACCGCCAATCATCTTCAGATCCCGCCCACGCTCGGCAGGGCAGTGGGGCAACGGTCAAATCAGCCGACAGCAAGAGCAAGGCTCCGCCCCTCAGCCCAGAGCAGGCCATGAGGCAATTCATGTCCAAGCTGTCGGCCTTCGAGCACCATGAGGTGTTCAACTATCCCGAAG TCTATTTCATTGGACCGGGTGCTAAGAAGCGTGCGGGGGTGATGGGCGGAGCCAACAACAGCGGCTACGATGACGACCAGGGCTCCTACATCCACGTCCCCCACGACCACGTCGCGTACCGCTACGAGGTCCTCAAGGTCATCGGGAAGGGCAGCTTCGGACAG GTGGTCAAGGTGTTTGACCATAAGTGCCATGCCCACGTGGCGCTGAAGATGGTGCGTAACGAAAAGCGGTTCCACCGCCAGGCGGCGGAGGAGATCCGCATCCTGGAGCACCTCCGCAAGCAGGACCACGACTCGACCATGAACGTCATCCACATGCTGGAGCACTTCACCTTCAGGAACCACATCTGCATGACCTTTGAGCTGCTGAGCATGAACCTGTACGAGCTCATCAAGAAGAACAAGTTCCAGGGCTTCAGCCTGCCGCTGGTCAGGAAGTTCGCCCACTCCATCCTGCAGTGTCTGGACTCACTGCACAGGAACCACATCATCCACTGCGACCTGAAGCCTGAGAACATCCTGCTGAAACAGCAGGGCCGCAGCGGCATCAAG GTGATTGATTTTGGCTCAAGCTGTTACGAACACCAGAGAGTTTACACCTACATCCAGTCCAGGTTTTACCGCGCTCCAGAAGTCATTCTGG GCTCCCGCTACGGGATGCCCATCGACATGTGGTCCCTGGGCTGCATCCTGGCGGAGCTGCTGACCGGGTACCCCCTGCTTCCCGGGGAGGACGAAGCCGACCAGCTGGCCTGCATCATGGAGCTCCTGGGCATGCCCGCCCAGAAGCTGCTGGACGCCTCCAAGAGGGCCAAGAACTTTGTGTCGTCTAAGGGCTACCCGCGCTACTGCGTGGTGAGCACGCTGGCGGACGGGACGGCCTCGCTCGGCGCCGGCCGCTCGCGGCGGGGTAAGGCCCGCGGCCCGCCGGCCAGCAAGGACTGGAGCGTCGCCCTGAGGGGCTGCGACGACCCTCTCTTCCTGGACTTCCTGAAGCAGTGCCTGGAGTGGGACCCGGCCATCCGCATGAGCCCCAGCCAGGCCTTGAGACACCCCTGGCTCCGGAGACGCCTCCCCCggcctcccaccaccacctcctcctcctcctccaccaccaagaGGAGCACAGACAGCACCGTCACCTCTGTCTCCAAGctgaccccctccacctccaccctctcctcctcctctaagaCCAtagctccctcctcctccaccctctcctcctcctctaagaCCAGAACTAACCTAGCCGTCATCACAGACGCTAACGGAAACATTCAGCATAGGACAGTTCTGCCCAAACTGGTGAGCTGA